From a single Seriola aureovittata isolate HTS-2021-v1 ecotype China chromosome 18, ASM2101889v1, whole genome shotgun sequence genomic region:
- the LOC130186993 gene encoding uncharacterized protein LOC130186993 isoform X1: MVPVNGRATQRGRQLATRDNSRCVEAAAGRKRREKTAASASAQHRHNAEECKRKWKNMRDRYLKEVRMEIKSKKQGEIVQSRWKYRQLMNFIAPFTGSRSGVADICSNNDEDHDNPDNESGSAEGETASSEAVKTPQSIMKAPVSQPDLKPQVAFVTQLPSMSQDTQMAQLAVMAKLPSSPQITPVSKTGRKRRLLQESLSPPSSQSTTSPTKWLVKDNGTSFPSRPRDEDELFLLSFVPALKRLAPQKRCETKIKIQQIMYEAEFNVAQSESQEKQTEPETQD, encoded by the exons ATGGTACCGGTGAACGGCAGAGCGACACAGCGCGGCAGACAGCTCGCCACTCGCGATAACTCGCGTTGcgttgaagcagcagctgggcGGAAAAGGCGGGAGAAGACTGCCGCTTCCGCGTCCGCGCAGCACAGACACAACG CTGAGGagtgtaaaagaaaatggaagaaCATGAGAGACCGGTACTTGAAGGAAGTCCGAATGGAGATCAAAAGCAAGAAGCAAGGGGAGATCGTACAGAGTAGATGGAAATACAGACAACTTATGAATTTTATCGCACCCTTCACTGGATCAAGAAGTGGGGTGGCAGACATCTGCAGCAACAATGATGAAGACCACGACAATCCTGACAATGAATCTGGCAGTGCGGAGGGAGAAACTGCATCATCTGAGGCAGTCAAAACGCCACAGTCCATCATGAAAGCCCCTGTAAGTCAACCCGACCTCAAACCTCAAGTAGCATTTGTGACACAGCTTCCTTCGATGTCTCAAGACACACAGATGGCGCAGCTGGCTGTTATGGCCAAGCTACCATCAAGCCCACAGATCACCCCTGTCAGCAAAACTGGACGGAAACGGCGCCTGCTGCAAGAGTCACTTTCCCCACCTTCTTCTCAAAGTACAACATCCCCTACAAAATGGCTGGTCAAAGACAATGGCACCTCATTTCCCTCCAGGCCACGGGATGAAGATGAACTGTTTCTGCTGAGCTTTGTCCCCGCTCTGAAACGACTTGCTCCACAGAAAAGGTGcgagacaaaaataaagatcCAGCAGATCATGTATGAAGCAGAGTTCAACGTTGCACAGTCAGAATCCcaagagaaacagacagagccAGAAACACAGGACTAA
- the LOC130186993 gene encoding uncharacterized protein LOC130186993 isoform X2 has translation MDDKLILAVFNFPELYNVTLPNYRCTESRATAWRNISLLLGLPSEECKRKWKNMRDRYLKEVRMEIKSKKQGEIVQSRWKYRQLMNFIAPFTGSRSGVADICSNNDEDHDNPDNESGSAEGETASSEAVKTPQSIMKAPVSQPDLKPQVAFVTQLPSMSQDTQMAQLAVMAKLPSSPQITPVSKTGRKRRLLQESLSPPSSQSTTSPTKWLVKDNGTSFPSRPRDEDELFLLSFVPALKRLAPQKRCETKIKIQQIMYEAEFNVAQSESQEKQTEPETQD, from the exons ATGGACGATAAGTTAATATTGGCCGTATTTAATTTCCCAGAGCTGTACAATGTCACTTTGCCGAATTACCGCTGCACGGAAAGTCGGGCAACTGCCTGGAGAAACATCAGCCTCCTACTGGGTCTCCCAT CTGAGGagtgtaaaagaaaatggaagaaCATGAGAGACCGGTACTTGAAGGAAGTCCGAATGGAGATCAAAAGCAAGAAGCAAGGGGAGATCGTACAGAGTAGATGGAAATACAGACAACTTATGAATTTTATCGCACCCTTCACTGGATCAAGAAGTGGGGTGGCAGACATCTGCAGCAACAATGATGAAGACCACGACAATCCTGACAATGAATCTGGCAGTGCGGAGGGAGAAACTGCATCATCTGAGGCAGTCAAAACGCCACAGTCCATCATGAAAGCCCCTGTAAGTCAACCCGACCTCAAACCTCAAGTAGCATTTGTGACACAGCTTCCTTCGATGTCTCAAGACACACAGATGGCGCAGCTGGCTGTTATGGCCAAGCTACCATCAAGCCCACAGATCACCCCTGTCAGCAAAACTGGACGGAAACGGCGCCTGCTGCAAGAGTCACTTTCCCCACCTTCTTCTCAAAGTACAACATCCCCTACAAAATGGCTGGTCAAAGACAATGGCACCTCATTTCCCTCCAGGCCACGGGATGAAGATGAACTGTTTCTGCTGAGCTTTGTCCCCGCTCTGAAACGACTTGCTCCACAGAAAAGGTGcgagacaaaaataaagatcCAGCAGATCATGTATGAAGCAGAGTTCAACGTTGCACAGTCAGAATCCcaagagaaacagacagagccAGAAACACAGGACTAA